The Natrinema sp. DC36 genome includes the window ACAGGAGTGTTCGTTCTGTGATGAAGGGGAACTGGTCCGCAACACCTACAAGGGAAACGATGCCGTGATCTGCGACGCGTGTGACACGCCCGGTGCGCAGTTCTGGTGACCGTCTGCCGGCTGCGCCTGTGTTTTCAACCGCCTGTAAACCGACCCGGACCGGCTCCGCCAGACAACGCGACGAAGACACCGACCCGCGAACCAACTGCGTCGACGCTCGAGAACAGTGGCAACTGCCGCCCGCCACCCGACGTGTTTCTTCAAGACCAACGGAACCCTAGCGCACTAGCGACCGGTCCCGAGCGCTACTAGTACCTGAACCGACTGGGTGGCTGACAAAACGATAGTCGTAGCCCGTCCGATTCGAACGTTAAACAGCGAGCCCGAACCCTGTCGTTACCGGTTGACGGCGCTGAGGAAAAACGAGGAGAACACCGTCTGGAGCCCGATGACGACCGCCGTAAAGGCCGCCATTGCGCCCATCGTGAACTCGAGCGAGGCGAAGCCGTTCGTCGCCCACTGGAG containing:
- a CDS encoding HVO_A0556 family zinc finger protein, with product MQRQERDPTSQPVIAALEGQECSFCDEGELVRNTYKGNDAVICDACDTPGAQFW